In Aliiglaciecola sp. LCG003, a genomic segment contains:
- the lpxK gene encoding tetraacyldisaccharide 4'-kinase, which translates to MTFIEKVWYPTSLTYRLLKWLLLPLTGIFWLLTFVRRSAYAVGLLRTEKIPVPVIIIGNISVGGNGKTPLVVFLANWLKQQGYKPGILSRGYGGKSSFYPTSVEANSDANKVGDEPILIRQRVDCPVVVDPKRPRGARYLVDKHLCDVILCDDGMQHYALKRDIEIAVVDGSRRYGNNCLLPMGPLREPMGRLEQVQFVINNGGPVINNEVLMEFIPENLVNIKHKNKRQPLSDVHQPVVAVAAIGNPQRFFDLLEQHSIELADCLSFIDHYQYQPQDIPDSMVIMTEKDAVKCREFAKEDWWFLPIRAKLPEDFLTALLTKLDSIKKE; encoded by the coding sequence GTGACCTTTATTGAGAAGGTATGGTACCCAACTAGCTTAACCTATCGACTGTTGAAATGGCTATTGTTGCCCTTGACGGGTATTTTCTGGTTGCTGACCTTTGTGCGTCGCTCAGCTTATGCGGTTGGCTTGTTGAGAACAGAGAAAATTCCCGTTCCTGTGATCATCATTGGTAATATTTCCGTTGGCGGCAATGGTAAAACTCCCCTCGTGGTATTTTTGGCTAATTGGCTAAAACAACAAGGCTATAAACCGGGTATCTTAAGTCGCGGTTATGGCGGCAAGTCGTCGTTTTATCCTACCAGTGTGGAGGCAAATAGCGATGCTAATAAAGTGGGTGATGAGCCAATTTTAATTAGGCAACGGGTTGATTGCCCTGTAGTGGTCGATCCGAAGCGTCCGCGGGGCGCACGTTATTTAGTCGATAAACATCTATGTGATGTGATCTTATGTGATGACGGTATGCAGCATTATGCGCTCAAGCGGGATATAGAAATAGCAGTAGTTGATGGTAGCAGGCGTTATGGTAACAACTGTTTATTACCTATGGGGCCTTTGCGTGAACCCATGGGCCGACTGGAACAAGTGCAATTTGTGATAAACAATGGCGGGCCAGTTATCAACAATGAAGTATTAATGGAGTTTATTCCTGAAAACTTGGTCAATATTAAACATAAAAACAAACGACAACCGCTCAGCGACGTTCACCAGCCCGTGGTTGCTGTTGCTGCCATTGGTAATCCCCAGCGGTTTTTCGATTTATTAGAGCAGCATAGTATTGAGCTGGCCGATTGTTTGTCATTCATTGACCATTATCAATATCAGCCTCAGGATATTCCTGATTCAATGGTCATTATGACCGAAAAAGATGCAGTGAAATGTCGTGAATTTGCAAAAGAAGATTGGTGGTTTTTGCCAATTCGTGCAAAATTACCCGAAGACTTTTTAACCGCGCTGTTAACTAAACTTGATTCAATTAAAAAAGAGTAG
- a CDS encoding Trm112 family protein has translation MAFDKKLLDILACPACKGKLQYNTQGAELICRFDRLAYPIKDNIPVMLENEARTLSLTELEQLEK, from the coding sequence ATGGCATTTGATAAAAAACTTTTAGACATTTTAGCCTGTCCAGCATGTAAGGGGAAATTACAATACAATACCCAAGGCGCTGAATTGATTTGCCGTTTTGACCGTTTAGCTTACCCAATAAAAGATAATATACCGGTCATGCTTGAAAATGAGGCCCGTACTTTGTCGCTAACCGAATTAGAACAATTGGAAAAATAA
- the kdsB gene encoding 3-deoxy-manno-octulosonate cytidylyltransferase, translating into MDFTVIIPARYASSRFPGKPLVEILGKPMVQHVYERALEAGASRVIVATDDARIAKTVADFGGKYCMTASHHESGTERLAEVVDVENLLAHELVVNVQGDEPFIPAENIRQVAENLYQHKEAEMATLSVKIDQIEEVFNPNVVKVITDKFGYALYFSRSVIPYDRARFLDSDSIDEIGDYYFRHIGIYAYRAGFIKQYVNMAPSGLEQIESLEQLRVLWHGEKIHVDEAQKAPPTGIDTPEDLARLITKLNQGDA; encoded by the coding sequence ATGGATTTCACTGTCATTATTCCTGCCCGTTATGCGTCTAGCCGATTTCCAGGTAAGCCCTTAGTGGAAATCCTTGGTAAACCTATGGTTCAGCATGTTTACGAACGTGCATTGGAAGCGGGGGCTTCTCGGGTAATAGTGGCGACCGATGACGCCAGAATTGCCAAAACAGTAGCGGATTTTGGCGGTAAATACTGTATGACGGCCTCCCATCACGAGTCTGGTACTGAACGTCTGGCTGAAGTGGTTGATGTAGAAAATTTACTTGCCCATGAGTTGGTGGTGAATGTGCAAGGGGATGAGCCCTTTATTCCAGCCGAAAATATTCGCCAAGTCGCTGAAAATTTGTATCAACATAAAGAAGCTGAAATGGCGACTTTATCGGTCAAAATTGATCAAATTGAAGAGGTATTTAACCCAAATGTGGTTAAGGTGATCACCGATAAATTCGGCTATGCATTGTATTTTTCTCGTTCGGTGATCCCCTATGATAGAGCACGTTTTTTAGATTCAGATAGCATTGACGAAATTGGGGACTACTATTTCCGCCATATAGGCATCTACGCTTATCGGGCTGGATTTATTAAACAATACGTCAATATGGCCCCTTCGGGACTTGAACAAATTGAGTCTTTGGAGCAACTTCGCGTACTCTGGCACGGCGAAAAAATACACGTTGATGAGGCGCAAAAGGCCCCCCCGACGGGAATAGATACCCCAGAAGATTTAGCCAGACTCATCACTAAACTTAATCAAGGAGATGCATAA
- a CDS encoding SDR family oxidoreductase — translation MPTAVITGANRGIGLELTKHYLGLNWDVYALCRNSSDELNSTSAKVISKVDVGNPDALPSALEKIKDIKIDLLINNAGVLARDSINEWEPHTIEHQFRVNALGPLLVTQCLLAQMKKGSKVAHITSRMGSLADNGSGGYYGYRMSKAALNAVGVSMAHDLKEQGIAVALLHPGYVQTEMVSYGGDISAQQAADQLAQRIAQLNLSNSGCFWHSNGEELPW, via the coding sequence ATGCCAACCGCTGTTATCACCGGAGCGAATCGAGGTATTGGATTAGAATTAACCAAGCATTACCTTGGTTTAAATTGGGATGTTTATGCACTGTGTCGCAATAGTTCAGACGAATTAAATAGTACATCGGCCAAAGTTATTAGCAAAGTCGATGTTGGTAATCCGGATGCATTACCAAGTGCATTAGAGAAAATCAAAGACATAAAGATAGACTTGCTGATCAATAATGCTGGTGTACTGGCGCGAGATTCCATCAACGAATGGGAACCTCATACTATCGAACATCAGTTTCGCGTCAATGCACTAGGACCCTTGTTGGTCACCCAGTGTTTATTAGCTCAAATGAAGAAAGGTTCCAAAGTGGCACATATTACCAGTCGTATGGGCTCATTAGCGGACAACGGCTCTGGTGGATATTACGGTTATCGGATGTCAAAAGCAGCCTTGAATGCGGTGGGCGTGTCTATGGCCCATGATTTGAAAGAGCAGGGCATCGCAGTGGCGTTGTTGCATCCGGGTTATGTGCAAACTGAAATGGTCAGCTATGGTGGTGATATTTCCGCACAACAAGCAGCAGATCAACTCGCGCAGCGAATTGCACAATTAAACTTGAGCAACAGTGGTTGTTTTTGGCATTCGAACGGGGAAGAGTTACCTTGGTAA
- the modA gene encoding molybdate ABC transporter substrate-binding protein, giving the protein MFVYPALAKSSEQDGRGQVKVAVASNFLATLKLLQPVFEAQANASLVISAGSTGKLYSQIIHGAPYDVFLAADSARPQRLKQRSQRPFASPFTYAVGRLAIFHPEIPVEQFSLEKLTTEQIRFVALANPKTAPYGVAATQWLQANDLHHRLKTKLVTGENVGQVLQFVSTGNAQIGLVSLSLLKHLRNTDYTLVSELDYQPIKQQGIGLNQNPTTLAFTTFLLSLEAQQIIQASGYHLP; this is encoded by the coding sequence TTGTTCGTCTACCCGGCGCTAGCCAAGAGTAGTGAACAAGATGGTCGTGGCCAGGTGAAGGTGGCGGTTGCGAGTAATTTTTTGGCCACATTAAAGCTGCTTCAACCTGTTTTTGAAGCCCAGGCAAATGCCAGCTTAGTGATCAGCGCTGGTTCCACTGGCAAACTCTACTCACAAATTATTCATGGTGCGCCTTATGATGTGTTCTTAGCCGCTGACAGTGCTAGACCACAACGGCTTAAACAACGCAGTCAACGCCCGTTCGCTAGCCCCTTTACCTATGCTGTAGGCAGATTAGCGATTTTCCACCCAGAAATACCTGTAGAACAATTCAGCCTAGAGAAATTAACAACTGAACAAATCCGTTTTGTGGCCTTAGCCAATCCCAAAACTGCACCCTATGGTGTAGCCGCGACACAATGGTTGCAAGCAAATGACTTACACCACCGGCTTAAAACTAAGTTGGTAACCGGTGAGAATGTCGGTCAAGTTTTACAGTTTGTGAGCACAGGTAATGCTCAGATAGGATTAGTCTCATTGTCATTGCTAAAGCATTTGAGGAACACAGATTATACCTTGGTCAGTGAGCTAGACTACCAGCCCATCAAACAACAGGGGATAGGGCTTAATCAAAACCCCACGACCTTAGCGTTTACCACTTTTCTGTTAAGTCTTGAGGCCCAGCAAATCATTCAGGCAAGTGGTTACCATCTTCCATGA
- the modB gene encoding molybdate ABC transporter permease subunit: MMLSDGDWIALGLTFKLAFVSTAVLILWCLPVAWWLAKTRWRGRFILEAIIAMPLVLPPTVLGFYLLILLSPEGMIGRLLSSLGLGNMAFSFSGLVIGSCIYSLPFVMQPLQNAFSSLDHRQLEVAATLGASPLQRLITLILPMIKPGLITAAVLGFAHTLGEFGVVLMIGGNIPGETQVVSIAIYDHVESLQYQQAHWLAATLLLISFVLLLLVYATNKQFRLGAK, translated from the coding sequence ATGATGTTATCAGACGGTGATTGGATTGCATTAGGGCTAACTTTCAAATTGGCATTTGTGTCTACCGCAGTACTTATTTTATGGTGTTTACCTGTTGCATGGTGGTTGGCTAAAACCCGATGGCGCGGCCGATTTATTCTTGAAGCCATCATAGCGATGCCATTAGTGCTGCCCCCAACTGTACTAGGGTTTTATCTACTGATTTTACTCAGTCCTGAAGGCATGATTGGCCGACTATTATCCTCGTTAGGTTTGGGTAATATGGCCTTTAGTTTCTCTGGTCTGGTGATAGGGTCGTGCATCTATTCCTTACCTTTTGTCATGCAGCCTCTGCAAAATGCTTTTTCAAGCTTAGATCACCGCCAGCTTGAGGTAGCCGCCACCTTAGGCGCCAGCCCATTGCAACGTCTTATTACGCTGATTCTGCCGATGATCAAACCTGGGCTGATCACTGCTGCAGTATTGGGATTTGCTCATACTTTGGGAGAATTTGGCGTGGTGCTAATGATCGGTGGCAATATACCTGGGGAAACTCAAGTGGTTTCTATCGCCATCTATGACCATGTCGAATCCTTACAATATCAGCAGGCCCATTGGTTGGCGGCTACCTTACTGCTGATTTCTTTTGTTCTCTTGTTGCTGGTCTATGCCACGAATAAACAATTTCGTTTGGGGGCAAAATGA
- the modC gene encoding molybdenum ABC transporter ATP-binding protein: MSIAVSFTKHLSSHTLEIDVNITENGVTAIFGPSGVGKTTLLRVIAGLEAVSNGRVRFGSQVWQQQSQLMPTHLRQVAMVFQQPSLFAHLNVENNIFYAKQINPQKFAQLNFNLQRLIDIFQLQPLLKRMPNSLSGGEQQRVAIVRALASQPKVLLMDEPLASLDDGLKQQFIGYFETLLEQINIPVIYVTHSKEEVARLSTHLIMLDKGDVVAQGKTADISTDLLLPLANASDAKCCVQGTISQHLPQQHLSQLNTSIGELYVAMLAAPCHNKVSVLIFAKDVSITLSHQQDTSILNILGATIVDFSFTEPGKVTVKLAIQGTYLLSQITRKSFDDLALTAGMNVFAQIKSIALG; encoded by the coding sequence ATGAGTATCGCCGTTTCTTTTACCAAGCACCTTTCCAGTCACACACTTGAGATAGATGTAAACATAACTGAGAACGGAGTGACCGCCATATTTGGTCCATCAGGTGTCGGAAAAACCACTTTGCTTAGGGTAATAGCGGGCTTAGAAGCAGTTTCAAATGGGCGAGTGCGCTTTGGTTCGCAAGTCTGGCAGCAGCAAAGCCAATTGATGCCCACTCATCTTCGCCAAGTTGCCATGGTATTTCAGCAACCTAGTTTATTTGCGCACCTGAATGTTGAAAATAACATTTTTTATGCGAAACAAATTAATCCCCAAAAATTTGCACAGCTAAACTTTAATCTACAACGGCTGATAGATATATTTCAACTGCAACCGTTACTCAAGCGCATGCCTAATAGCTTGTCTGGCGGTGAGCAGCAAAGGGTGGCGATTGTGAGGGCTTTAGCATCGCAACCTAAAGTATTGCTGATGGATGAACCTTTAGCGTCTCTTGATGATGGCTTGAAACAGCAATTTATAGGTTATTTCGAAACCTTGCTAGAGCAGATCAATATACCGGTAATTTACGTGACTCATTCCAAAGAAGAAGTAGCGCGCTTATCGACACACTTGATCATGTTAGACAAAGGTGACGTTGTGGCACAAGGCAAGACGGCTGATATCAGTACAGATTTGCTGCTACCCTTAGCCAATGCCAGTGATGCTAAATGCTGTGTTCAAGGGACTATTAGCCAACATCTTCCACAACAGCATCTTAGCCAACTGAATACCTCAATTGGCGAGCTCTATGTCGCTATGCTAGCTGCACCCTGTCACAACAAAGTCAGTGTACTAATTTTTGCTAAAGATGTGAGTATCACCCTGAGTCATCAACAGGATACCAGTATTTTAAATATTCTAGGGGCCACCATTGTTGATTTTAGCTTTACTGAGCCTGGCAAAGTCACAGTGAAATTAGCTATTCAGGGGACATATTTACTGAGTCAAATCACACGCAAATCTTTTGATGACCTTGCTCTTACAGCAGGCATGAATGTATTCGCACAAATCAAGAGTATTGCCCTAGGTTAA
- a CDS encoding RNA-binding protein — MKILIRNLARTTTEKEIRILFAAFGSVDECTLVLDQDTGGSKGFAFVEMPNQEEATTAIANLNQNNIAGNKIRVKFADA; from the coding sequence ATGAAAATTTTAATTCGCAACCTCGCTCGTACCACAACTGAAAAAGAAATCCGTATCTTGTTTGCCGCATTTGGTAGCGTAGATGAATGTACCCTAGTGCTTGATCAAGACACCGGCGGTTCAAAAGGTTTTGCCTTCGTTGAAATGCCCAACCAAGAAGAAGCCACGACCGCCATTGCGAATCTGAATCAAAACAATATCGCAGGCAATAAAATTAGAGTGAAGTTCGCAGACGCCTAA
- a CDS encoding FtsX-like permease family protein: MKFSNWEIGPIFRALMRNKVGAVLIAIQIAVTMTIVVNSIFIILQRSALIERDSGIDEANSFYLTSTGFAENYAGKSTTIADLDLIRNTPGVIDALQINAIPTSGSGWSMSFQTQAGEGMEDEGAAIYMVDQHATSALDLDIIAGQNFVQNDVRWRPDSARDWPDNVLVTKALAESLFPDTDWAKTVGKTIYINQNEPMIIKGIVDKIQAPWVGWDDLEHVVLSPEITDFSSTRYFIRTEAGQRDRLMPLIEEALASSNKQRIIRNMRSIEETRERSYRSDTAMIKILSTVMVILTIVTALGIIGLASFSVNRRRKQIGTRRALGASQAAIVRYFMLENLLISTVGVMLGAIMTIGLNMLLVERFSMLALDWYFIPAGMVVLWIVGQVAVYGPAKKAANIPPAMATRTV; this comes from the coding sequence ATGAAATTTAGTAATTGGGAAATAGGACCTATATTCCGCGCCTTGATGCGCAACAAAGTTGGCGCAGTTTTGATAGCCATTCAAATCGCTGTGACTATGACCATAGTGGTCAATTCGATCTTTATTATTCTACAACGATCCGCTTTGATTGAGCGGGACAGTGGCATTGATGAAGCCAATAGTTTTTATCTGACCAGCACGGGGTTCGCTGAGAATTATGCCGGTAAATCTACCACAATCGCAGATCTTGACTTGATCCGTAATACCCCAGGTGTTATTGACGCACTGCAAATCAATGCAATACCAACCAGCGGAAGTGGCTGGTCAATGAGCTTTCAAACGCAAGCTGGCGAAGGTATGGAAGATGAAGGCGCCGCCATATACATGGTAGATCAACACGCTACCTCTGCCCTTGATTTGGATATTATTGCTGGGCAAAACTTTGTACAAAATGATGTGCGTTGGCGACCAGACTCGGCTCGAGATTGGCCGGATAACGTGCTTGTCACCAAAGCTCTCGCCGAATCCCTTTTTCCCGATACAGACTGGGCCAAAACGGTCGGGAAGACCATCTATATTAACCAAAATGAGCCGATGATAATCAAAGGAATTGTCGATAAAATACAAGCTCCTTGGGTTGGTTGGGATGATTTAGAACATGTCGTTTTATCCCCTGAAATCACCGATTTTTCCTCTACCCGATATTTTATTCGCACCGAAGCAGGCCAAAGAGATCGATTAATGCCATTAATTGAAGAGGCATTGGCCTCTTCGAATAAACAGCGGATCATTCGCAATATGCGTAGTATCGAAGAAACTCGTGAGCGCAGCTATCGTAGTGATACCGCGATGATTAAGATCCTCTCCACCGTGATGGTGATCTTAACCATAGTCACCGCCTTGGGGATCATCGGGCTGGCAAGCTTTAGTGTAAATCGCAGACGTAAGCAAATTGGCACTCGCCGTGCACTAGGCGCGAGTCAGGCAGCGATCGTACGATATTTCATGTTAGAAAATCTCTTGATCAGTACAGTTGGCGTAATGCTGGGGGCTATAATGACCATAGGTCTTAATATGTTATTGGTGGAACGCTTTAGCATGCTAGCATTAGATTGGTACTTTATACCTGCAGGGATGGTGGTACTGTGGATTGTCGGCCAAGTAGCCGTATACGGCCCAGCCAAAAAAGCAGCCAATATACCGCCAGCCATGGCCACAAGAACGGTTTAG
- a CDS encoding ABC transporter permease codes for MFSYYLRLAFKSIRRNIILSSLMIAAIGLGIGASMTTITVNYLMSANPIPHKSEQLFYVQLDNWSPFEPAEEPNEPPDQLTWIDATNLMKANKAFRQSAMATTGGVIEPSGQDDKPYMASIRLAFSDFFPMFDAPFLFGSSWNQGADENRDYVIVISKSTNDRVFGGENSVGKSLQVVGKRFTVVGVLDDWLLVPRFYDVTTGAFNETEEVFMPFYMKQELELNNGGNTNCWKSPEGEGFIAFLQSECVNYQMWVELRNNDEKQQYTDFLNNYVTQQKELGRFPRPLNNRLSDVMQWMENRQVVADDAQIMMWVSFMFLLVCLLNTIGLLLAKFSGKAAEIGLRRAVGASKTDLFLQHLVETACIGLAGGLLGLILACVGLQGIKSLYGEFIQNLVGLDITMMLMAIALAIVSSILAGMYPTWRACNIAPASQLKSQ; via the coding sequence ATGTTCAGCTATTATTTGCGCCTCGCGTTTAAGAGCATCCGACGTAATATTATTTTAAGCAGCCTAATGATAGCTGCTATTGGTTTAGGTATAGGTGCGAGCATGACCACTATTACCGTCAACTATTTAATGTCCGCCAATCCTATCCCACATAAAAGTGAGCAACTGTTCTATGTTCAACTGGATAATTGGAGCCCCTTCGAACCCGCTGAAGAGCCCAATGAACCGCCGGACCAATTGACTTGGATAGATGCAACCAATTTGATGAAAGCCAATAAAGCTTTTCGTCAATCTGCTATGGCGACCACGGGCGGCGTTATTGAACCCAGCGGACAAGATGATAAACCTTATATGGCCAGCATCAGACTAGCCTTTAGCGATTTTTTTCCAATGTTTGATGCCCCCTTTCTGTTTGGCAGCAGTTGGAATCAAGGTGCTGATGAGAACCGTGACTATGTGATAGTGATTAGCAAGTCCACCAATGACAGAGTATTTGGTGGTGAGAACTCCGTAGGTAAATCCTTACAGGTTGTGGGTAAGAGATTTACAGTGGTAGGCGTACTTGACGATTGGTTACTGGTGCCTCGCTTTTATGATGTTACAACGGGGGCGTTCAATGAAACGGAAGAAGTATTTATGCCGTTTTATATGAAACAAGAGTTGGAACTGAACAACGGTGGTAACACTAATTGTTGGAAGTCACCAGAAGGGGAAGGGTTTATTGCATTTTTACAATCTGAATGTGTCAATTATCAAATGTGGGTGGAGCTGCGCAATAACGATGAAAAGCAGCAGTATACGGATTTTCTTAACAACTATGTCACCCAACAAAAGGAACTGGGCCGCTTCCCTCGCCCCCTCAATAACCGGTTATCAGATGTAATGCAATGGATGGAGAATCGTCAAGTGGTAGCAGATGATGCGCAGATAATGATGTGGGTGTCATTCATGTTTTTATTGGTGTGTTTGCTTAATACCATAGGGTTATTGCTGGCTAAATTTAGCGGCAAGGCAGCCGAGATTGGATTACGTCGTGCGGTAGGTGCCTCTAAGACAGACCTGTTTCTGCAACATTTGGTGGAAACAGCATGTATTGGCCTAGCCGGTGGATTACTGGGCTTAATCTTGGCCTGTGTGGGCTTACAGGGGATCAAAAGCTTATATGGCGAATTCATTCAAAATCTAGTTGGATTGGACATCACTATGATGTTAATGGCGATAGCGCTGGCAATAGTGTCTAGCATCCTAGCCGGTATGTATCCTACCTGGCGTGCCTGCAATATTGCTCCTGCCAGCCAACTGAAAAGTCAATAA
- a CDS encoding ABC transporter ATP-binding protein, protein MLKMIDVKKIFRTDMVETHALRDFNLNVEEGDFVAVTGPSGSGKTTFLNIAGLLETFDGGRYELDGQNVSHLNDKKRSQLRNQKIGFIFQSFNLIPDLNLFDNVDVPLRYRGFNSSERKKRIEQSLELVGLANRMKHLPSQLSGGQQQRVAIARALAGEPRFLLADEPTGNLDTQMASSVLELLKQINTQGTTIVMVTHDASLAQQAKRNIYVRDGQVSEITSPTEIHSLSQAANA, encoded by the coding sequence ATGTTAAAAATGATTGATGTCAAAAAGATTTTTCGAACCGACATGGTAGAAACTCATGCATTACGTGATTTTAATCTGAATGTAGAAGAAGGAGACTTTGTTGCGGTAACCGGACCTTCTGGCTCTGGTAAAACGACCTTCCTCAATATAGCTGGTTTACTCGAAACTTTTGACGGTGGGCGCTATGAATTGGACGGACAAAATGTCAGTCATTTGAACGACAAAAAGCGCAGTCAACTTCGTAACCAGAAAATTGGCTTTATCTTCCAAAGTTTCAATTTAATTCCGGACCTTAATCTTTTTGACAACGTGGATGTGCCGTTGCGCTATCGCGGTTTTAATAGCAGCGAGCGCAAGAAGCGCATTGAGCAGAGTTTAGAGTTGGTTGGCTTAGCCAATCGCATGAAACACCTACCCTCACAATTGTCTGGTGGACAACAACAACGGGTCGCTATTGCCAGAGCGCTAGCAGGCGAGCCGCGCTTCTTATTGGCCGATGAACCAACGGGTAATTTAGACACCCAGATGGCATCCAGTGTGTTGGAGCTGCTCAAACAGATCAATACACAAGGCACGACTATCGTAATGGTCACTCATGATGCCAGTCTGGCGCAACAAGCGAAGCGCAATATTTATGTACGTGATGGCCAGGTTAGTGAAATAACTAGCCCTACAGAGATCCATTCCTTAAGCCAAGCGGCTAACGCCTAA
- a CDS encoding HlyD family efflux transporter periplasmic adaptor subunit — protein MRIEDTSGQDVALKTKKNNKPIISLVIISIVFVLAYFTLAPALNNWSSSYQSISSQRLRLATVDRGDLVRDLSVQGRVVASVSPRLYSPAQGTITFLVDAGDSVAINQELALIDSPELTNTLKQEESSLQRARMELDRERIQAKKQALDNQKAVDLALVALTAADREKRRSDKAYKSHSISQIDFEKAQDELENAKLVHNHAVKDAELNLESLAFEIQTKQLQLDRQALLVDELSRQVDELTLRSPVNGIVGNLAVQQKNQVTQNQPILSVVDLSEFELEVDIPESYADDLAIGMQAEVFLNGETHLATLVTISPEIEDNQVNGRVRFATHSNEGAALQQPSGLRQNQRLTTRIMMEKKSNVLTVQRGQFLDSGSGRIAYLVRDGIAHKTNISSGARSLSSVEIVEGLNAGDTIVISSTEQFNGAERILITD, from the coding sequence ATGAGAATCGAAGATACTAGTGGGCAGGACGTGGCACTAAAAACTAAAAAAAATAATAAACCTATCATTAGCTTGGTCATCATATCCATAGTCTTCGTCCTTGCTTATTTCACCTTAGCCCCTGCATTGAATAACTGGTCAAGCTCATACCAATCAATTTCATCTCAACGTTTACGTCTGGCGACGGTAGATCGTGGGGATCTGGTTCGTGACTTATCCGTACAAGGTCGAGTGGTCGCATCTGTTAGCCCGCGTTTGTATAGCCCCGCCCAAGGTACTATCACCTTCTTAGTTGACGCGGGCGATTCAGTGGCCATCAATCAAGAGTTGGCCCTAATAGACAGTCCAGAATTAACCAATACCTTAAAACAGGAAGAATCAAGTTTACAACGCGCTAGGATGGAGCTTGATCGCGAGCGCATACAAGCCAAAAAACAAGCCTTGGACAATCAAAAAGCGGTTGATCTTGCGCTGGTTGCCTTGACGGCGGCGGATCGTGAAAAGCGACGCTCAGATAAAGCCTATAAAAGTCACTCCATCAGTCAAATTGATTTTGAAAAAGCCCAAGACGAGCTTGAGAACGCCAAACTGGTGCACAATCACGCAGTCAAAGATGCTGAATTAAATCTGGAAAGTTTAGCTTTTGAGATCCAAACCAAGCAGCTTCAACTTGACCGCCAAGCACTATTGGTTGATGAATTATCGCGTCAAGTAGATGAGTTAACCTTGCGCTCTCCCGTCAACGGCATTGTAGGTAACTTAGCGGTACAACAAAAAAATCAGGTCACTCAAAATCAACCCATATTAAGTGTGGTTGACTTGTCTGAATTTGAATTAGAAGTCGACATTCCTGAAAGCTACGCCGATGACTTAGCTATTGGTATGCAAGCAGAAGTCTTTCTCAATGGCGAAACGCACTTAGCCACCCTGGTAACTATCTCACCTGAAATTGAGGACAATCAAGTTAACGGGAGAGTGCGTTTTGCCACCCATTCCAATGAGGGCGCTGCCCTTCAACAGCCTTCGGGATTACGCCAAAACCAACGATTAACTACCCGCATCATGATGGAGAAAAAATCCAATGTATTAACCGTACAACGGGGCCAGTTCTTAGACAGTGGTAGCGGCAGAATTGCCTATCTTGTGCGTGATGGGATAGCGCACAAGACCAATATCTCCAGCGGCGCCAGAAGCCTCTCCAGTGTCGAGATAGTAGAAGGACTCAACGCCGGAGACACTATCGTCATATCAAGTACCGAGCAGTTCAATGGTGCTGAACGCATTCTCATTACCGATTAA